From Pseudobythopirellula maris:
CGGCCTCGAGCCCGGCCGAGTCTGGCTCTTCGGCGGCGGCGCGCTGCTGCCCGGCGTGGCGCCCGCCGTGGCCGAGGCGACAAGCACCGAGGCTTCGGTGTGGAGCTTGCCGTTCGACAACGAGGAGGCGTCGGTGTGGCCGGCCCCGCTGTTCGGGGCCGCCGCCGGTCTCTCGGCCCTCGCATGGAGTGTTGGCCGATGAAACACTACATGAATCTCACCACCCCGCAGCACCGCCTGCGGCGCGAAACGCTGCGGCTGGTCCGCCTCTGGGTCTGGCTGTTCGTTGTGCTTGCCGGGGCGGGGGCCATGGCGATCCTCGCCCAATCGGTCCGCAGCGATCAGATCCAACGCGAGATGCTCGCCGCCGAGGCGCGGTTCGAGCCTTCCCGCGTGCTGATGCACACCACCTCCGCCAAGCGGACCGAGCTGAGCGGACTGCTAGCCGATGAGTCCGAGGTGCTCGAGCTATCGACCAAGCCCTCGCCAGTCACGTTGCTCGGACGCGTCAGCCAGGCCGCCGCCGCCTGCGACGGCCAGTTGCGCGTGCGCGAGTTGCAGCTCATGCAACCGAGCGTCGCAGCGGGCGCCCCCGGACGCCTCATGCTGCAAGCCGAGGCGATCGTCGGCTTCGACCCCGAGATATTCCTGCGGGCGCTCAAGCGGCCGCCGCTCGATTCGGTCGAGCTGATCGAATCGGGCCTCGCATCGGAAAACGGCGCCGAGCTGCAAACGCTCGACATCGAGTGCCGATTCCAGCCCTAGCAGAGTTTCCGCCGCCGCCCCAAGACGATCCCCTAAACGATCCCCCAACGATTCCTATGGCCTCGACATTCGGCGCTCTCCGCCTGAACGTGACCGACCGCCTCGCCGCTGGCGGCCGGGTGGCCGTGAACGGCGTGTGCGCAGCGATCTGCCTGACGGGGCTCGCTTTCGAGTGGCGTGGCGTTTACGCCCCGATCGCCGCCGACACTCGCCACTACCGTGAGCGGACCGATCAGTTGGTGCAGATGGTGGGCGAGTCGGTCGGGATCGACCAGAAGCACCAACGGCTCAACCGAGTCGAATCAGAAATCCAGGAGGCCCTCGGCGACACGCTCGCCCGGCTGCCCGACACGCCGCTCGAGGCCGACTTCGCCCGCCAGCTGCGCCAGCACGCCTCGTCGGCGGGTTTCGGGCT
This genomic window contains:
- the pilO gene encoding type 4a pilus biogenesis protein PilO, giving the protein MASTFGALRLNVTDRLAAGGRVAVNGVCAAICLTGLAFEWRGVYAPIAADTRHYRERTDQLVQMVGESVGIDQKHQRLNRVESEIQEALGDTLARLPDTPLEADFARQLRQHASSAGFGLTQLAVGSRVERDATGSVVISCGGQANHAELCDFLARVHQGPRIATVGSLTVSANDNPRRHSFEIQFNLHYRIKPRDTESTEDLL